The Patescibacteria group bacterium genomic sequence GGGCTACGAGAAGGCGCTCATCCTCTGTGAAGCCGAAAAAAACTGGGCTGCCCGGGCCGTTTGTGCCGATGCCTATTTTGACGGGAAGCAGCTTGTCTACGTAGAGGAAGCGGTGCCGGGCAGGCTCACCTCGCGTGCGGGCGATGACGGCTTCGGATTCGATTTCTTCTTTATTCCAGACGGCTATGACCAGACATTCGCCCAGCTCGGACGAACCGTGAAGAACAAGATTTCCCACCGTGCCCGCTCGCTGCAGGCGCTACGCGTCGCGCTGGCAGAGAAGGGAATCCTCGCCTGACGGTCCAACACCCGGTGTTGGGCCACCGAGTTTCCTAAGAATTTAGGCACTTTAGAAAATCACCCTCACAAAAATCCTAGGAATTTCAAGCAAATCTACTTTTCCAACACCGGGTGTTGGACTCTATGGCATTTTTCCCCCGCGAAGGCTACCGATTTCTCCTCTTGCACGTCATCCTCACGGCCTCGGCGTATTTCCTGCTGCTCCGTTTCGTCCCGCAGCTCGGACGATTCGTGTGGCTCGCGGCGCCCAGCGCATCAGGGTTCGTCATCACCATGCTCGATAAATTATCGGCGCAGGTACGCGTCCGTCGTATCCCGGAAACGGCGCTCCATGCGATCGCGCTTCTGGGCGGGTCGCTCGGCGTGTTCGCGGGGATGCAGCTCATGCGCCACAAGACGCGCAAGGTGTCGTTCCAATTCACGCTCACGGCGGTGTTCCTCATCCAGCTCGCCATCCTGTACTTCCTCATGAAATGAAAAGGCCCGCAGGGAAGCGGGCCAGGATCGGTCATTGGCTGACCGGGACGCGTTGCGCCCACGCGTGTTCGCTCACCTCTCCCATGAGGGCGAGCGGCGGGTAGACGAACAGCACGGCGTTGCACGTTTCGCAGTAGTGGAACCCGACGGAGCAGGCGAACGGCGCCCCGGCCGTGAAGAAGTCCAGTCCGATCTTGCGGCCGGCGCACCATCGGCATGTCCTGGGCGCTCCGGCCTCGTCGTTGTGGAATTCGAGCGCTTCCTCGATCCGCCGCATCCGGAGCGACGGGAGCACGCGTTGCGGCTCGACCTGGCTCAGGTCGCGCGTTGGTTTCAGTTGCTTCTTCTTGCTGCGTCGGCTCACGCACGCTCCTCGAGTGGGGGAAAGGTCATGGGCGCCCCATTGTGTCCGCGGATCCGGGAAGTTGTCAAAGGGATACGCCGTCTTGCGTCTCCTTGCCGTTTCCCCTACACTCCCGTCGTCTAAACGGAGCTCCGGCATCCCCTATGCAGACCTGGAAAATCAAGCGCAACCATGGCGCTCAGCGCCCCGCCTCGCGCGGCGGTCATCCGCGCGTCGCCACCGCGCTTTTGCTCATCCTCACCCTGGCGGGCGCGACATACGATTTTCCCGCGCTCTGGAACGGCTCCGCGTCGTTCGTAGAGGGGAAGACCGGCTGGAGCCTCCCGTCGCTCCCGGAGGATCCGTACCGCCTGGGGCTCGACCTGCAGGGCGGCACCCATCTCGTGTACGAGGCGGACATGGCGGAGATCCCCGCCGGCGACCAGGACACGGCCCTCGAAGGGGTGCGCGACGTGATCGAGCGGCGGGTGAACGCGTTCGGCGTTGCCGAGCCCGTGGTGCAGACGATCACCGCCGGCGGCATCCACCGCCTCATCGTGGAGCTCGCCGGCGTGCTCGACGTGAACGCGGCGATTGAGCAGATCGGCGAGACGCCGGTGCTCGAGTTCAAGGAGCCGGCCACCGACGTCGGCCGCGAACTCACCGCCGAGGAAAAAGCCGCGCTCGCGGCGCTGAATGCGCAGGAGCGCGCGGCGGCCGAGGCCCTGCTCTCGCGCGCCCGCGCGGGCGCGGCGTTCGACGCCCTGGTCGCGGAGGCTTCCGTCGAGCCGGGCGCGGATGAGACGAAGGGCGTCTTGGGCGGGGCCGTGGCGGATTCCGCGCGCTACGGCGAGATCGTGAAGGCGATCCAGCGCAGCGGGGTGCGAGCGGGCGGCATCGTCCCGAAGGTGATCGAGACCCCGGAAGGGTTGAGCGTGGTGAAGTATCTCGGCCAGAAGCAGGACCGGGAGATGCAGCTGTCCCACATCTTGTTCTGCTTTGAAGGGAAGACCGGCTGCGTGAAGGACGTCCCCGCGCTCGACGCCTCGGTGCGCATGACCGCGCTCAGGAAGGATCTCACGGCGGAGAATTTCGCTGAGAAGGCCACGGAACTTTCCGACGACCCGAGCGCGGCGCAAAACGGCGGCGACTTGGGCTGGGTGAAGCCGGGCGACACCGTGCTGGCGTTCGAACTCGCCGCGCGGCAGGTCGAGAAGGGGAAGATCTCCGAAGCCGTGGAGACCGATTTCGGCTACCACCTCATCTACAAGCGCGACGAGCGGGCGATCGCCACCTATCAGGTCCAGCGCGTGCTGCTGAAGCTCTCGAAGGACGCCGACGTGGTGCCCGACGCGAGCCCGTGGAAGAACACCGGGCTTTCCGGCAAGCACCTCGAGCGCGCGAACGTCGCCTTCGATCCTACCTCCGGCGCGCCGCACATCAGCCTGCAGTTCAACTCGGAGGGGGCCGAGCTGTTCGGCACGCTCACGCAGGCGCATGTGGGCGAGCCCATCGCCATCTTCCTCGACGGCGAGGCCATCTCCGTGCCCACGGTGCAGCAGGCGATTTATGGAGGCCAGGCCGTCATCAGCGGCACGTTCACGCTCCCCGAGGCCAAGCTTCTCGCCCAGCGCCTCAATGCCGGCGCCTTGCCCGTGCCCGTGAAGCTGCTGTCGCAGGAAACGGTCGGGCCCTCCCTCGGCGCCGCCTCGCTCGCGGCGAGCGTGAACGCCGCCCTGATCGGTTTCGCGCTGGTCGCCGCGTTCATGATCCTCGTGTACCGACTGCCGGGGCTGCTCGCGGGCGTGGCGCTCGTCCTCTACGCCGTGCTCAACCTCGCGGCCTACAAGCTGTTCGGCGTCACCGTCACCCTTTCGGGCATCGCCGGGTTCGTGCTGTCCCTGGGCATCGCCGTGGACGCCAACGTGCTCATCTTCGAGCGCATGCGCGACGAGTGGCGCGCGGGCCGCGACCTGTCGTCGTCGATCTCCGAAGGGTACCGCCGCGCCTGGGCGCCGATCCGGGACGGGCACCTCACCACGCTCATCTCCGCGCTCGTGCTGTATTTCTTCAGCTCCAGTTTCGTGAAGGGGTTCGCCCTCACGCTGGGCATCGGGGTGGCGCTGTCGCTGTTCACGGCGCTCACGGTGACCCACGCGTATCTCGGCGCGGCCCGCTCCGCCAGGTTCCTTACGGCCCCGTGGCTCTACAGCCTTAAGCGTCCGACGACGGACCCCAAGTGATATGGCCTTCAGCTTCATCCGTCCGCGCCGCCTCTGGTTCGCCATTTCGGCCGTGCTGATCGGCGCCTCGCTCATGGCCCTCGGCCTGTTCGGGCTCAAGTTCGGCACCGACTTCACGGGGGGGACGCTGCTCGAGCTCCGGTTCGCGTCGGGGCGCCCGGAAAACGCCGAACTCGCGGGCCTGTTCGCGAACGCCGGATTCCAAGGCGCCACGGTGCAACCCGCCGGGGAAGACCGCGCCCTCGTGCGTCTCCCTCCGCTCACCGAAGAGGAGCACCAGACGGCCCTCGCCGCCGTGAAGGCCGCGCACGAAGGCGCATCCGAGCTCCGGTTCAACTCCGTCGGACCGGTGATCGGCAAGGAGCTGCGCACCACGGCCGTGCTGGGCGTCGCCATCACGCTCCTGCTGATCGGACTCTACATCGCCTACGTGTTCCGCACGGTGAGCGACCCGGTGCCCAGCTGGAAGTATGCCGTGGTCACGCTCATCGCCGCCGCGCACGACGTGATCATCCCGCTCGGCCTGTTCGCCGTGCTCGGTCATTTCCGGGATTGGGAAGTGAACGCGGGATTCGTGGCCGCCGCGCTCACCATCCTCGGGTATTCCATCTCCGACACCGTGGTGGTGTTCGACCGCGTGCGCGAGAACCTGTCGCGGGATTCCTCCGACGCGTTCGAGGACATCGTGGACCGTTCCGTGCAACAGACCGCCGTGCGCTCGTTCAACACCTCGTTCACGGCGCTCCTCGCCCTCGCCGCCATCCTCGCGTTCGGCGGCGACACCACCCGCCCGTTCGCCGCCGCCCTGTTCGCCGGCATCGCGACCGGCACGTATTCGTCCATCTTCATCGCGAGCCCGCTGCTCGTGGAGTGGGAGAAGAGGAACAGGAAGGGATCGGGAGGGTGATGAAGTGAAGGATCAAGGCCGGAAGGTTCTAAGGACCAAAGGAGACGTGAAAGAATTTATTGACGAAAAGACGAAGGTTTAAAACCTTCGTCTTTGAATTTCGGACTTTCACGTTTCCTTTGGCCCTTTCAAACCCTTCATTCCTTGGTCCTTTCTTGTGCTATACTGTTCCCGACTATGTCCTGGCTTTCCGCTTTCCTTGACGCGCGCATCGACGTGCAGCTGTACGTGCTTACGGTCCTGTTCGGTTGGATAGGAACGGCCGCCGTGCTCGCGTGGGGGTTCGTCGAGATGTGGAAGAACCACCGTCAGGGGCTGTACGTGCAGGGGCTCCAGCACGTGTTGCTCGCGATCAACGTCCCGGCGATGACCGAACAGAGCCCGAAGGCGGTCGAGGCCCTGTTCTCGAACCTGATCGGTTCCTTCAGCAACCTCATCTGGAAGGAAAAATGGCTGAAGGGCAAGGTCCAGCCCGTATTCTCGTTCGAGATCGCGTCCACGGAAGGGTACATCCAGTTTTACGTGCACACCCAGACCAAGTACCGCGACGTCATCGAGGCCAACGTGTACGCGCATTATCCCGAGGCGGAGATCGTCGAGGTGGAGGATTATGCGGCCTCGGCGCCCACCAAGTATCCGGACGAGCATTATGAGGCTTGGGGGGCCGAAATGACCCTGAGCAAGGAAGAATTCTATCCGCTGCGCACGTACGTGGATTTCGAGGACAAGCTCGCCGGGGAATTCCGCGACCCGCTCGGGCAGATGCTCGAAAGCTTCGGCAAGATGCGGCCCGGGGAACACCTGTGGATGCAGGTGCTGATTTCCCCTGGAAACAACGATTGGAAGGACAAGGGATTGGCCTTCATCGACGAGACCTACGGCAACGTGAAATCGCACAAGCCCGGCATGATCGAGGCCGGGATGTCCGCGGCCCTGTCGATCCCCAACGCCATGCTCCAGGAGGTGTTCGGCGGCGCGAGCGAGGACGCGCACGCCAAGAAGGAAGTCGACCCGTGGAAGGCGTTCAAGATCACGCCCGTCCAAAAGGAGATTGCCGAGGGGATCTTGCGGAAATGCGGGAAGGTGGGGTTCCCGAGCAAGGTGCGGCTGGTCTACGTCGCCCGCAAGGAAGCCTTCAATAAGGGTTCGCGCGCGCCCATCCTCAAAGGGATGCTCCAGCCGTATTCCCACCTGAACATGAATTCGTTCCGGTTTCACGGCTCCAGCGTGCCGAAGGACGATTATTTCTGGCAGCGATGGTCCTTGCCGAAGAAGCAGGGCCGTCTCGTGCGCGCGTTCCGCAAGCGCAGCTGGACCATCGGCGCCACCCCGAAGGTGCTGAACGCCGAGGAGCTCGCCACCATCTGGCATTTCCCGGCGATCGGGGTGAAGGCGCCTTTGGTGCGGAAATCCGAGGCGAAGCGCGGCGAGCCGCCGGTGGACCTCCCCTTGGATTCCGAAGGGGCATTGCCGAAGTTCGTGCGCCGCTCGGAGCCGGAGCCGGATGCGCATGGCGACCATGGCCACGGGCATGTCGAAGCCGCGCCTGACGCGACGCACGCCCTCCCGGGACTCCCCACGATCGACGTTCCGGCCGTATCGATGCCTGCCATGCCCATCTCCGACGCGCCGCCTCGCCGAAGGCCGGTCCAGGCGGAGCCCGAAGCCGAAGAACGCGAGCCGGGCTTGGATGCGACCGACATGGGTCCGCCCGCGGGCGTGGTGCTCCCGGGCCCGCCGCCCGGGTGGAAGGAAGAGACGAGGGGGGATGGCCCGGCCTCGTCTGACGCCGAGTCGCCGCCGAACCTTCCGGTATGACGAACCCCGCCCACGACCACGAGAACGAGATCACGTATTTCGCCCGTACCAACTTCCGCGGCCAGCTGCGGAAGTTCGGCGTGAAGACCGACGACCGGCGCCGGCACGTGTACATCATCGGGAAGACGGGCATGGGCAAGACCACGCTCATGGAGAACATGGTGATCGGCGACATCTACGCCGGGCACGGCTGCTGCTACGTGGATCCGCACGGCGACACGGCCGAGCGGCTGCTCGATTACATCCCGAGCTGGCGCATCAACGACGTGGTGTACTTCAACCCGGCCGACATGGATTACCCGGTGGGGTTCAACATCCTCGAATCGGTCGACCCCAAGAACAGGCACCTGGTGGCCTCCGGCATGATGGGGGTGTTCAAGAAGATCTGGGAGAACCTGTGGAGCGCGCGCATGGAGTACATCCTCAACAACTCCATCCTGGCGCTCTTGGACAACCCCGGCTCCACGCTCCTGGGCATCAACCGCATGCTCTCCGACGCCGACTACCGCAAGCGCATCGTGAGCAACGTGAAGGACCCGATCGTGAGCCAGTTCTGGCTCACGGAGTTCGCGAGCTACAACGAGAAGTACGCGCAGGAGGCCGTGGCCCCGATCCAAAACAAGATCGGGCAGTTCCTGTCCGCGAGCATCATCCGCAACATCGTCGCGCAGGTGAAGTCCACCATCAACATCCGGGAGATCATGGACGGGGGGAAGATCTTCATCGTGAACCTGTCCAAGGGCCGCATCGGCGAGGACAACTCGCGCCTCCTTGGGGGGCTGCTCATCACCAAGCTCCAGCTCGGGGCCATGGAACGCGTGGACATCCCGGAGACGGAGCGCAAGGACTTCTACCTGTACGTGGACGAGTTCCAGAACTTCGCCGTGGAGTCCTTCGCCAACATCCTCTCCGAGGCGCGCAAGTACCGCCTATGCCTCACCTTGGCGCACCAGTACATCGCCCAGCTCTCCGAGGAGGTGCGCGACGCCGTGTTCGGCAACGTCGGCACGCTCATCGCCTACCGCGTGGGCGCGCCCGACGCCGAGGAGCTCGAGAAGGAATTCGCGCCGCGGTTCGTGGTGGAGGACATCATCAACCTTCCCAAGTACAACGTGTACCTGAAGCTCCTCATCGACGGGGTCACGAGCCAGCCGTTCTCCGCCATCACGCTCCCGCCCATCGCGCAGCGCACCGGGAGCTCCGACCGCGTGATCAAGGTGAGCCGCGAACGCTACGCCACGGCGCGCGCGGAGATCGAGGAGAAGGTGCTCAAGTGGACCGGCATGGAGGAAGGGGTGGACGTGGAGAAGCTGCTTGCCGCGGCCGAGGAGAAGAAACAGGCGGCCAAGGGGTCGAGGAAGCCGGCGCACAAGTACAACTGTACCCGCTGCGGCAAGGAGTTCACGCTGCCGGTGGAGCTCGATCGCAGCCGCCCCATTTACGACGACGAGTGCATCGAGATCGTCCGGGCCGAGCGCAAGGGAGGGAAGCCGGCATCGAAGCCGCCAGTCGTGAGCCGTCCGCCGGGCGCCGCGGCGACGGTCGCGGCGAAACCGGTTCCGGCCAAGACGGTCCCTCAAAAGCCCGCGAAGCTCTCTGACGGCGTGATCGTGGAGAAGATCATTACCGATCCAGCCGTGTCCCTTGCCGCGCTCACGGCGGCCAAGGAAGAGCGCGCGGCGAAGGAGAAGAAGGAGTTCGGTGGGAAGCCGAGGATCGTGGCTTCGAAACCCGGCGACCTGCCGTCGTTCGACTGATATGCCCGAGCGGGTCTCGTTCACGACGCAGGACGGCGTGGAAATCGTCGGGGACTGGTATCCGGCTCCCGGGAAGCGGTTCGCGATCCTGCTCCACATCCGTCCGGCCACCAAGGAAAGCTGGAGGCGTTGGGCGGAAATCCTCCGGGAGCGCGGCGTGTCCGTGCTCGCCTACGACCAGCGCGGCCATGGGGAGAGCACGATGGGCGGCACGATCGATTTCGAGAAGATGACTGACGACGAGAGCCGCGGCAAGCGCCTCGACCTTGAGGCCGCGTTCGCCTGGCTTGAGGGAAAAGGGGCGACGGACGGGAACACGTTCCTGATGGGCGGATCGATCGGGGCCAACCTCGCCATCCGGTTCCTGTCGGAACATCCCGGCGTCCCGACGGCGATCGCGTTGTCGCCCGGCCTCGACTACCGGGGCGTCACGACCGGGGATGCGATCTCGAACCTGTCCGGCGTCCAGCAGGTCGTCCTCATCGCGAGCGATGACGACCAGCACGACAGTTTCGCGAGCTGCGCGAAGCTGCATGAGCTCGCTCCCGAACGCACCACGTTCCTGCGCCAGACGGGCCTTGGACACGGGACGCACATGCTTGAAAAAGACCCGGCGCTGTTTGACGCGATCCTCGCACGCCTTTCCCTGTGACCCTCCTGCAAGCCGCGGTCCTCGGCATCGTCCAAGGGCTTACCGAATTCCTGCCCGTCTCCAGCTCCGGCCACCTCATCCTGGTCCCGGCCTTGTTCGGTTGGGAGCCGCATCCGGTCGCGTTTGACGCGGCGATCCACCTGGGCACCTTCTTCGCGGTCGTATTCGCGTTGCGAGACGACGTGAAGCGGATCCTTCGGGGCCTGTTCGTGCCAGGCGACGCCTGGGGAGGGCTCGGTTGGATGGTGGTCGTCGCCACGCTGCCGGTGCTGCTCAGCGGCTTCCTCATCGGGGAGGTGTGGAAGCCCGACCTGCGCGACCCGCGCCTCATCGTGGGCACGCTCGCGTTTTGGGGCGTCGCGCTCTACCTCGTGGACCGGTTCGCGCCGTCCTCGGAAGGGAAGGCGGAGAAGGCCGGCTGGAGCAGGTCGCTGCTCATGGGCCTCGCGCAGGTCCTCGCCTTGCTCCCCGGCACTTCGCGCAGCGGGGTCACGATCACGGCCGGCCGCGCGCTCGGGCTCACGCGCGAAGCCGCGGCCCGCTTTTCGTTCCTGCTTTCCATCCCGGCCGTGGCCGCGGCGAGCGCGCTTTCGCTCGTGCAGGTCGGCACGGGCGCGGCCGAGGTCCCGGCCCTGCCGCTCGCCATGGGGATCATCGCCTCGGCCGTGTCGGGCGCGCTTGCCATCCGCTGGCTCATCAGGCTCATGCGCACCGCCACCTACGCCCCGTTCGCGCTCTACCGCCTCGCGCTCGCCGCGCTCGCGGCCATCGTGCTGCTGTGACGACCCCTTTGACAGCCTGTCCCGGTGGGATAGGGTAATGCCGATATGCAACGCCTCAAACGCCTTTTTCCGCTCCTCCTCGCGGCGTTCGTCCTCGTCGCGCTGTTTGCGCCCAAGGCCTGGCGCGCGATGACGCCCGGATACGACGCGAGCCGCCTCGTGACCCCGGCGCAGGCCGCGGCCCTGTTTGCCGCGGGCAACACGCTCACGGTGGAGCGCGGGAGCGCCACGGTGCGCCGCGCGGACGGCGCGAGCGAGACCGTGACGGACGAGGCGTTGATGGGCGTGGGCGACGCCGTGACCGTGTCCGAGGACGGGTTCGCGACGCTGCGGTGGTTCGACGATTCCGTGAGCCGCCTTTCCGGCGGCGCCGAGCTTCGCATTTCCGCCGCGGATTACGACCCGGAGGAGATCAGCGAGACGCATGTGGAGTTCGAGGTGGTGAAGGGGGCCGTGTGGTCCAAGGCCATGAACCTGGTGGACGCGGATTCCACCTTCGAGGGGCGAGCAGGCGACGTGGTGGCCGGGGTGCGCGGGACCGCGTTCAACCTGTCCGTCACGGACGGATCCGTGCTCGTGCAGCCGGTCGAGCATGCGCTCGCGCTGCGAGAGGACGGGGGGACCGAGCGCGTGGTGGTGGCCGGGGAGAGTGCGCGGTTCGCCCACGGGCGCGCCGGAGCGCTCGCGTCCATGCGCCTGAGCGCGACCGACCCCGCGGACGCGAAGTCGGATTGGTTCTTGAAGAACGAAGCGCTCGACGGCCAGGCGATCGCCGGCCTCGCAAGCGCCATGCGGGAGCGCCTGCGCCAGCGCGTGGGCGCGCTGCCGGGCGAATCGGACTGGGACAAGAAGGAGCGCGCGCTCGCCGAGGCGCTTTCCGCGAGCTCGGGCGCGGCGCGCGTGCGCGCGCAGGCCGCCATCGCCTCCATGCGCGTCTTTGAGTTCGCGCTGCGCGCTCGCGCCGGCACGGCCGTTGCCGCGGACGCGGAAGGCGTCCTCACGGGCATCGAGGCGGCCGTCGCGCAGGTGAAGGGGAGCGACCTGCCCGAGCCGGAGAAGCGGTCGCTCATCGCCGCCATGGTCGCCGAGACCAAGGCCGCGGACCGCGCGCTCGCCGACGCGCTTCCCGAGGACGCGTCCGCGTACGCGGCTCGGCTCAAGGTACGCGAGATGGCGCGCGCGCTCGTCCTCGACCAGGAAGAGCGCGAACGCCTCATTGAGCTCTACCAGCGCCACAACCTGTTCGAGCTGGGCGACTCGCTCAAGCACGGCTGGACCGACGCGTGCGAATGCAAGGCCGAGATCGAGGAATACCGCCAGCGTTCGCTCACGGACAAGGGGTTCCGCCGCATGTTCGAGCTGTTCCTCGCCGACATCCGCGCCAAGTGCCCGGGTTCCGACGCGGCCAAGATCCGCTTCGCGCCCGTCGCCTCGCCCAAGGCCGCGACGATCGCCCCGGCCGCCATCCCGGCCCCCGTCCAGGAACCCGCGCCGCCCAAGGACCCGTACGCGCAGCCGTCCGCCGGATCGTCCGGCTATCCGTACTAGTGTGAACAGGCGCGCCCGGCAAAAGCTGGCGTTCTGGGGCGCGGCGTCGGTCGCGCTTTCGTCGTGCCTGTTTGCCGTCGCCTCCCTGGGCTGGTTCGAGGGGCTGCACCTCTCGCTGTCCAACTCGCTTTACCGGTCCGCACGGCCTTCCGCGCGCGAGGACATCGTGATCGTGGCCATCGACGACCGGTC encodes the following:
- the secD gene encoding protein translocase subunit SecD — protein: MSWALRPRRCGIRALPRSAASGATGARVAARPGSGRALVSVASSCCVGSRTLLEWGKGHGRPIVSADPGSCQRDTPSCVSLPFPLHSRRLNGAPASPMQTWKIKRNHGAQRPASRGGHPRVATALLLILTLAGATYDFPALWNGSASFVEGKTGWSLPSLPEDPYRLGLDLQGGTHLVYEADMAEIPAGDQDTALEGVRDVIERRVNAFGVAEPVVQTITAGGIHRLIVELAGVLDVNAAIEQIGETPVLEFKEPATDVGRELTAEEKAALAALNAQERAAAEALLSRARAGAAFDALVAEASVEPGADETKGVLGGAVADSARYGEIVKAIQRSGVRAGGIVPKVIETPEGLSVVKYLGQKQDREMQLSHILFCFEGKTGCVKDVPALDASVRMTALRKDLTAENFAEKATELSDDPSAAQNGGDLGWVKPGDTVLAFELAARQVEKGKISEAVETDFGYHLIYKRDERAIATYQVQRVLLKLSKDADVVPDASPWKNTGLSGKHLERANVAFDPTSGAPHISLQFNSEGAELFGTLTQAHVGEPIAIFLDGEAISVPTVQQAIYGGQAVISGTFTLPEAKLLAQRLNAGALPVPVKLLSQETVGPSLGAASLAASVNAALIGFALVAAFMILVYRLPGLLAGVALVLYAVLNLAAYKLFGVTVTLSGIAGFVLSLGIAVDANVLIFERMRDEWRAGRDLSSSISEGYRRAWAPIRDGHLTTLISALVLYFFSSSFVKGFALTLGIGVALSLFTALTVTHAYLGAARSARFLTAPWLYSLKRPTTDPK
- a CDS encoding DUF1294 domain-containing protein: MAFFPREGYRFLLLHVILTASAYFLLLRFVPQLGRFVWLAAPSASGFVITMLDKLSAQVRVRRIPETALHAIALLGGSLGVFAGMQLMRHKTRKVSFQFTLTAVFLIQLAILYFLMK
- a CDS encoding non-canonical purine NTP pyrophosphatase, translating into MARITLVTGNPDKKKEFENALSGTDIVIADHHLHEIQSLNLREIVEHKVRGAYGCVKGPVIVEDVSFEVAAMNGFPGPFVKYWANLVGYEKALILCEAEKNWAARAVCADAYFDGKQLVYVEEAVPGRLTSRAGDDGFGFDFFFIPDGYDQTFAQLGRTVKNKISHRARSLQALRVALAEKGILA
- a CDS encoding undecaprenyl-diphosphate phosphatase; this encodes MTLLQAAVLGIVQGLTEFLPVSSSGHLILVPALFGWEPHPVAFDAAIHLGTFFAVVFALRDDVKRILRGLFVPGDAWGGLGWMVVVATLPVLLSGFLIGEVWKPDLRDPRLIVGTLAFWGVALYLVDRFAPSSEGKAEKAGWSRSLLMGLAQVLALLPGTSRSGVTITAGRALGLTREAAARFSFLLSIPAVAAASALSLVQVGTGAAEVPALPLAMGIIASAVSGALAIRWLIRLMRTATYAPFALYRLALAALAAIVLL
- the secF gene encoding protein translocase subunit SecF; translation: MAFSFIRPRRLWFAISAVLIGASLMALGLFGLKFGTDFTGGTLLELRFASGRPENAELAGLFANAGFQGATVQPAGEDRALVRLPPLTEEEHQTALAAVKAAHEGASELRFNSVGPVIGKELRTTAVLGVAITLLLIGLYIAYVFRTVSDPVPSWKYAVVTLIAAAHDVIIPLGLFAVLGHFRDWEVNAGFVAAALTILGYSISDTVVVFDRVRENLSRDSSDAFEDIVDRSVQQTAVRSFNTSFTALLALAAILAFGGDTTRPFAAALFAGIATGTYSSIFIASPLLVEWEKRNRKGSGG